The proteins below are encoded in one region of Acidimicrobiia bacterium:
- a CDS encoding zinc-binding dehydrogenase, whose product MRAAVLAEPGRPVEIEEIPIPSPKRGEILIRVEACGVCHTDLHVMKGDVAFPTPCVLGHEVAGEVLELGDDVGQVEVGDRIVTSFIMPCGTCRYCGEGRDDLCETFFAMNRLNGTLYDGTSRLTRPDGSKLAMYSMAGLAEYAVTPATAAFRRAADAGATESAILGCAFFTAYGAVRHRGQVVAGERVAVIGTGGVGSGIVQFAAAFGASQVIAVDVASDKLSHARDNGASDTVDASMTDPVEAVRELSDGGVDVAFEAIGLPQTFVQGTEMVRDGGRFVAVGIGAKGAQAPIEITRIVRRAITVMGSYGGRVRRDMPQVVRMAELGRIRPAATVTRTFSLEQTAEAYDLLEHGEIRGRAVIAM is encoded by the coding sequence ATGCGGGCCGCCGTCCTCGCCGAGCCGGGACGACCCGTCGAGATCGAAGAGATCCCGATCCCCTCGCCCAAGAGGGGAGAGATCCTCATCAGGGTCGAGGCGTGTGGCGTGTGTCACACCGACCTGCACGTCATGAAGGGTGACGTTGCGTTCCCGACGCCGTGCGTGCTCGGCCATGAGGTGGCTGGGGAAGTCTTGGAGTTGGGAGACGACGTCGGCCAGGTCGAGGTGGGAGACAGAATCGTCACCAGCTTCATCATGCCGTGCGGCACGTGCCGGTACTGCGGCGAGGGCCGCGACGATCTGTGCGAGACGTTCTTCGCGATGAATCGATTGAACGGGACGCTCTACGACGGGACGAGCCGGCTGACGAGACCCGACGGGTCGAAGCTGGCCATGTACTCGATGGCGGGTCTCGCCGAGTACGCGGTGACCCCTGCGACGGCGGCTTTCCGACGCGCCGCCGACGCCGGGGCGACCGAGTCGGCCATCCTCGGCTGCGCCTTCTTCACCGCCTACGGTGCCGTCCGCCATCGCGGCCAGGTCGTCGCCGGCGAACGGGTCGCCGTCATCGGGACCGGCGGCGTCGGCTCCGGGATCGTCCAGTTTGCCGCCGCCTTCGGAGCATCTCAGGTGATCGCCGTCGACGTCGCAAGCGACAAACTGTCGCACGCCAGGGACAACGGGGCGAGCGACACCGTCGACGCCAGCATGACCGACCCGGTGGAAGCCGTCAGAGAGCTCTCGGACGGGGGCGTCGATGTGGCGTTCGAGGCCATCGGCCTCCCGCAGACGTTCGTGCAGGGGACCGAGATGGTGCGGGACGGCGGCCGCTTCGTCGCAGTCGGAATCGGGGCCAAGGGCGCCCAGGCTCCGATCGAGATCACGCGGATCGTCCGCAGAGCGATCACGGTGATGGGCTCGTACGGCGGGAGGGTTCGCCGGGACATGCCGCAGGTCGTGAGGATGGCGGAGCTCGGCAGGATCAGGCCGGCCGCCACGGTCACCAGGACCTTCTCACTGGAGCAGACCGCCGAGGCATACGACCTCCTCGAACACGGAGAGATCCGGGGTCGCGCCGTCATCGCGATGTGA
- a CDS encoding UGSC family (seleno)protein: MTLETEYGVPSIGVHADVFARLVDSVVKVNGMPGARRAFVPTPVLNKSAAELRTYIDGDDPVRKRPFADMLAELLTKPLDADELRGVGFDRSIPRLVEPATEDNLQRLFRESHWTDYLPVVLPTEERVEAMLAGTSRRRDEVVGQLRATAYRELWEYTVEKVAVNAVMAGAEPSYFPVILALASTGISARNSTTSSSASMVVVNGPIRHEIGMNMGLGALGPYNQANATIGRAYSLLSQNLQGGSVPGETYMGSQGNNFAYNSLTFAENEEASPWEPYHVQQGFRPDESTVSTFYVWGNNWTEGLRATWQDKIKAMLGGQDPFLGTILVMDPIVANEFKGLGFDTKENLIDWVHENVRVRADVYWDSYTAKTFTREAAELGIEPYASYMTAPPDEMLPTFQPHQIAIVVTGGSSNGQWSSFNGEPLDVRFRRPTDRHIASVDEWR, from the coding sequence ATGACACTGGAAACGGAGTACGGGGTCCCGAGCATCGGCGTGCACGCAGACGTGTTCGCGCGCCTCGTCGACTCCGTCGTCAAGGTGAACGGCATGCCAGGCGCCAGAAGGGCGTTCGTCCCGACCCCGGTGCTCAACAAGTCCGCCGCAGAGCTGCGCACGTACATCGACGGCGACGATCCCGTTCGCAAGCGGCCGTTCGCGGACATGCTCGCCGAGCTGCTCACCAAGCCGCTGGATGCCGACGAGTTGCGGGGAGTCGGATTCGATCGCTCGATACCGCGCCTCGTGGAGCCGGCCACGGAGGACAACCTGCAGCGGTTGTTCCGGGAGAGCCATTGGACCGACTACCTGCCCGTCGTCCTCCCGACCGAGGAGAGGGTCGAGGCGATGCTGGCGGGCACGAGCCGCCGGCGGGACGAGGTCGTGGGCCAGTTGCGCGCCACTGCGTATCGAGAGCTGTGGGAGTACACGGTGGAGAAGGTGGCGGTCAACGCCGTCATGGCAGGGGCAGAGCCGTCGTACTTCCCCGTCATCCTGGCACTCGCCTCCACCGGCATCTCGGCCAGGAACAGCACCACGTCGTCGTCTGCGTCGATGGTCGTCGTCAACGGACCCATCAGGCACGAGATCGGCATGAACATGGGCCTCGGCGCGCTGGGACCGTACAACCAGGCCAACGCCACGATCGGCAGGGCGTACAGCTTGCTGTCGCAGAACCTGCAGGGCGGCTCCGTACCCGGCGAGACCTACATGGGTTCCCAGGGGAACAACTTCGCATACAACAGCCTCACATTCGCCGAGAACGAGGAGGCCAGCCCGTGGGAGCCGTATCACGTCCAGCAGGGCTTCCGCCCGGACGAGAGCACGGTCAGCACCTTCTACGTCTGGGGCAACAACTGGACGGAGGGCCTGCGCGCCACCTGGCAGGACAAGATCAAGGCGATGCTCGGTGGCCAGGACCCGTTCCTGGGAACGATCCTCGTCATGGACCCGATCGTCGCCAACGAGTTCAAAGGCCTCGGCTTCGACACGAAAGAGAACCTCATCGACTGGGTCCACGAGAACGTGCGCGTCCGAGCCGACGTGTACTGGGACAGCTACACGGCGAAGACGTTCACGCGCGAGGCGGCCGAGCTGGGCATCGAGCCGTACGCCTCGTACATGACGGCGCCTCCCGACGAGATGCTGCCAACCTTCCAGCCCCACCAGATCGCCATCGTGGTCACGGGGGGATCGAGCAACGGCCAGTGGAGCTCGTTCAACGGCGAGCCGCTCGACGTTCGCTTCCGGAGGCCGACCGACAGGCACATCGCCTCGGTCGACGAATGGAGATGA
- a CDS encoding ABC transporter substrate-binding protein: MSKRAIGLVLAMLIASACGGSAETTTTAPAASSTTAAPTTTTGAPSTTAAGETTTTTEAPMEAIDITVALIPILDFAPMYVALDEGIFERHGLNVTLQEIFSSPGLVSAVTSGSADIATTSATQAVTGISNGLPIKIVSGGSISPTEGNTEILVREDSDIETFGDLAGRTVNAVALQGLFHLGTLSAVESDGGDWMTVEAIPGQQPDLGALLDSGRVDAIVIQEPFLSQFKAEFAFRTLGNPYAKLGYAIPAGVWISSIEQTENEPETMRRFRAAMAEASEFAQANDAIVRAKVPEITSLTAEQVADLALPTFAGEIPEESMTSMGNSMLAYGWLGYLPSMNQLIWQDPEG, translated from the coding sequence ATGTCCAAGAGAGCTATCGGATTGGTGCTCGCGATGTTGATCGCGAGCGCGTGTGGCGGGTCTGCCGAGACGACGACGACGGCGCCGGCTGCGTCGTCGACGACCGCGGCTCCCACGACGACGACGGGTGCACCGTCAACGACTGCGGCCGGCGAGACCACGACCACGACCGAGGCACCAATGGAGGCCATCGACATCACGGTGGCGCTCATCCCGATCCTGGACTTCGCCCCGATGTACGTGGCGCTCGACGAGGGGATATTCGAGAGGCACGGCCTCAACGTGACCCTGCAGGAGATCTTCTCCTCACCGGGGCTCGTCTCGGCGGTCACGAGCGGCAGTGCCGACATCGCCACGACGTCTGCGACCCAGGCGGTGACCGGGATCTCGAACGGCTTGCCGATCAAGATCGTCTCCGGAGGATCCATCAGCCCGACCGAGGGGAACACCGAGATCCTCGTGCGAGAGGACAGTGACATCGAGACGTTCGGGGACCTGGCCGGCAGGACCGTGAACGCCGTCGCATTGCAGGGACTGTTCCACCTCGGGACGCTCAGCGCCGTGGAGAGCGACGGCGGGGACTGGATGACGGTCGAAGCCATCCCAGGCCAGCAGCCCGACCTCGGCGCCCTGCTCGACTCCGGACGAGTCGACGCCATCGTGATCCAAGAGCCGTTCCTGAGCCAGTTCAAGGCTGAGTTCGCCTTCCGCACCCTCGGGAACCCATACGCCAAGCTCGGCTATGCGATTCCGGCAGGCGTGTGGATCTCGTCGATCGAGCAGACCGAGAACGAGCCGGAGACCATGCGGCGCTTCAGGGCCGCCATGGCAGAGGCGAGCGAGTTCGCCCAGGCGAACGACGCCATCGTTCGAGCCAAGGTCCCGGAGATCACGTCCCTGACCGCCGAGCAAGTGGCGGATCTCGCCCTGCCGACGTTCGCCGGCGAGATCCCCGAGGAGTCGATGACGTCGATGGGCAACAGCATGCTCGCCTACGGTTGGCTCGGGTATCTGCCCAGCATGAACCAGCTGATCTGGCAGGACCCGGAGGGATGA